The Muricauda sp. SCSIO 65647 genome includes a region encoding these proteins:
- the tatC gene encoding twin-arginine translocase subunit TatC, protein MAKVEKDPNEMSFLDHLEELRWHLIRSTLAVVIVGCVAFVMRGFIFDTVLFGPKNLDFPTYRFFCNIATFFNIESEFCGDKLPFTIQSRLMAGQFSAHIWTSIWAGVIIGFPYILWELWRFISPGLYEKERKYSRGFILTASLLFFLGVLFGYYVVAPLSINFLGTYQVSKEVTNEIDLASYIGTVRAAVIACGIMFELPIVIYFLTKVGLVTPEILKKYRKIALVLVLVLSAIITPPDVASQIVVAVPVLVLYQISIYISKLVIKREAKKEQKNAQ, encoded by the coding sequence ATGGCCAAGGTAGAAAAAGATCCCAATGAGATGTCATTTCTAGACCATTTGGAAGAACTGAGGTGGCACTTGATACGTTCTACATTAGCTGTTGTCATTGTGGGTTGTGTTGCTTTTGTAATGCGGGGGTTCATTTTTGACACCGTACTATTCGGCCCCAAAAACCTAGATTTCCCAACCTATCGATTCTTCTGTAACATTGCCACTTTTTTCAATATTGAATCTGAGTTTTGTGGAGATAAATTACCCTTTACCATTCAAAGCCGTCTAATGGCTGGGCAGTTCTCAGCCCATATTTGGACTTCCATCTGGGCAGGGGTCATCATTGGTTTTCCCTACATACTTTGGGAATTATGGCGGTTCATTAGTCCTGGGTTATATGAGAAAGAACGAAAATATTCCCGCGGCTTTATTCTTACGGCCTCACTTCTTTTCTTTCTCGGAGTGCTTTTTGGGTATTATGTAGTGGCCCCCCTATCGATAAATTTTTTGGGAACATACCAAGTAAGTAAAGAGGTTACCAATGAAATAGATTTGGCCTCTTATATAGGTACCGTAAGGGCAGCGGTAATTGCCTGTGGTATCATGTTTGAATTGCCCATCGTGATTTATTTCCTCACAAAAGTTGGCTTGGTTACCCCAGAAATCCTGAAAAAATATAGAAAGATAGCTCTAGTGCTGGTCTTGGTACTTTCGGCCATCATTACCCCGCCTGATGTCGCAAGTCAGATCGTGGTCGCGGTTCCAGTGCTTGTTCTATATCAAATCAGTATTTACATTTCAAAACTCGTAATCAAACGAGAGGCCAAAAAAGAACAAAAAAATGCCCAATAG
- a CDS encoding SIS domain-containing protein has translation MNDTQSILSIAKRTIETEGGAIKNLVNLLNEQFAGAIESILQSKGRVVISGVGKSALIASKIVATFNSTGTPAIFMHAADAIHGDLGTVQKNDVVICISKSGNTEEIKMLIPLLKRGGNKLVAITGNMDSYLAKQADFALNTYVEKEACPNNLAPTTSTTAQLVMGDALAISLLELRGFSSDDFAKYHPGGSLGKRLYLRVADIVGNNLKPKVDIDSKVKEVIVEISEKMLGVTAVTQNDKVVGIVTDGDIRRMLNKYDNISTLTANDIMTSNPKTVAPNVLAIKALESMQEKEISQLLVMDGDRYVGVVHIHNLINEGIL, from the coding sequence TTGAACGACACACAATCCATTTTATCCATCGCAAAGCGAACCATAGAAACCGAGGGAGGGGCCATAAAAAACTTGGTAAACCTATTGAATGAACAATTTGCAGGAGCTATTGAAAGCATCTTACAATCAAAGGGCAGGGTAGTGATATCGGGTGTGGGCAAAAGTGCGCTCATTGCTTCAAAGATTGTGGCCACTTTCAACTCTACGGGCACTCCCGCCATATTCATGCACGCTGCAGATGCCATTCATGGTGACTTGGGCACGGTACAAAAAAATGATGTGGTCATCTGCATTTCCAAAAGTGGCAATACCGAAGAAATAAAAATGTTGATTCCCTTATTGAAAAGAGGGGGCAACAAATTGGTGGCCATTACCGGCAATATGGATTCTTATTTGGCAAAACAGGCTGATTTTGCCCTGAACACTTATGTTGAAAAGGAAGCATGCCCGAACAACCTGGCACCGACCACCAGTACAACGGCACAATTGGTCATGGGCGATGCACTGGCCATCAGTCTCTTGGAACTTAGGGGCTTCAGCAGTGACGATTTTGCAAAATACCACCCAGGGGGTTCTTTGGGAAAACGCCTCTACCTAAGGGTTGCCGATATTGTGGGCAACAACCTAAAACCAAAGGTCGATATCGACTCTAAGGTGAAAGAGGTCATTGTCGAGATTTCTGAAAAAATGCTCGGGGTCACCGCGGTTACCCAAAATGATAAAGTGGTGGGCATCGTTACCGATGGTGACATTCGAAGAATGCTCAACAAATATGACAATATCAGTACGCTTACCGCCAACGATATCATGACCTCAAACCCAAAAACAGTAGCCCCCAATGTACTGGCCATCAAAGCTTTGGAAAGTATGCAGGAAAAAGAGATTTCTCAGCTTTTGGTAATGGATGGTGATCGATATGTGGGAGTTGTACACATTCATAACCTTATCAACGAAGGAATTCTATAA
- a CDS encoding DUF4105 domain-containing protein, with translation MVRNLSLLVCLLFSAINIAQIPRLSEDAQISVLTCGSGDELYATFGHTAFRVQDSVLGLDVVYNYGTFDFNRPNFYLNFAKGHMVYSLSRTRFANFLVEYETDKRWIKEQILNLSRAEKNQFLRFLENNYRPQNRDYLYDPLFDNCSNRVATILKNLFGEKIVFEDTHLDKRYTFRELIMQHLHWNTWSAFGINLAYGAVVDREATANEHMFLPYYAMYQLQNTLKDGKPLVLRERVILDYDEHGKRSFFLTSPLFWFGLLFMFVAAITYLDYRHDHKNPWIDITLFIISGAIGFFILFLWFFTNHSGTGNNLNVLWAMPLNLIVGFILLFSKRVPDWFTKYLWFALCALALLILVWIFSIQLFSPVIIPLMLALGVRYWFLLQWEKKR, from the coding sequence ATGGTAAGAAACCTTTCTTTGCTGGTTTGTCTGCTTTTTTCGGCAATCAACATTGCACAGATACCCAGACTTTCTGAAGATGCCCAGATCAGTGTATTGACCTGTGGTTCTGGTGATGAGTTGTACGCTACTTTTGGCCACACTGCATTCAGGGTACAAGATTCGGTTTTAGGCCTTGACGTAGTGTATAACTACGGCACCTTTGACTTCAATCGTCCCAATTTCTATCTGAATTTTGCCAAAGGCCATATGGTCTACTCTTTAAGTAGAACACGTTTTGCGAATTTCTTGGTGGAGTACGAGACCGATAAGCGATGGATCAAAGAACAGATCCTCAATCTATCACGGGCCGAAAAGAACCAGTTTCTACGTTTTCTTGAGAACAATTATCGCCCTCAGAATCGAGACTATCTTTATGACCCGCTATTTGATAACTGTTCGAATAGGGTAGCAACGATACTGAAGAATCTTTTTGGGGAAAAGATCGTCTTTGAAGATACCCATCTTGATAAGCGGTACACTTTTAGGGAACTTATCATGCAGCACTTGCATTGGAACACATGGTCGGCCTTCGGAATCAACCTTGCCTATGGTGCGGTAGTCGATAGAGAAGCCACTGCCAATGAACATATGTTCTTACCCTACTACGCAATGTACCAATTGCAAAACACCTTGAAGGATGGAAAGCCACTGGTACTGCGAGAGCGTGTTATACTTGATTACGATGAGCATGGTAAGCGAAGCTTTTTTTTGACCTCACCCCTATTCTGGTTCGGATTGCTATTTATGTTTGTCGCTGCCATCACCTATCTCGATTACCGCCATGACCACAAAAACCCTTGGATCGACATTACCCTTTTCATCATATCTGGTGCCATTGGGTTCTTCATCTTATTCTTATGGTTTTTTACCAATCATTCTGGTACCGGCAACAATTTAAATGTGCTGTGGGCCATGCCCTTGAATCTGATTGTCGGATTTATTCTTTTATTCTCAAAGAGAGTACCCGACTGGTTCACCAAATATCTTTGGTTTGCTTTATGTGCATTGGCATTGCTTATATTGGTCTGGATATTCAGTATTCAGCTGTTCTCACCGGTAATTATACCCCTTATGCTGGCTTTGGGCGTTCGTTATTGGTTTTTGTTACAATGGGAAAAAAAACGATAA
- the lptB gene encoding LPS export ABC transporter ATP-binding protein, whose product MKLLAKNIMKAYRGRKVVKGISLEVNQGEIVGLLGPNGAGKTTSFYMIVGLIKPNGGRIYLDDMEITDFPMYKRAQHGIGYLAQEASVFRKLSIEDNIMSVLQTTQLSKKEQHMKMESLIDEFGLGHIRKNRGDLLSGGERRRTEIARALATDPKFILLDEPFAGVDPVAVEDIQRIVAQLKNKNIGILITDHNVQETLAITERSYLMFEGGILKAGVPEDLAVDEMVRKVYLGQNFELRKKKLDV is encoded by the coding sequence ATGAAACTACTTGCAAAAAATATCATGAAAGCCTATCGCGGCCGTAAGGTGGTAAAGGGCATTTCTTTGGAAGTGAACCAAGGAGAAATCGTGGGGCTTTTGGGCCCCAACGGTGCTGGTAAGACCACTTCATTCTACATGATAGTCGGGTTGATAAAACCCAATGGCGGACGGATATACCTCGACGATATGGAAATCACCGATTTCCCCATGTATAAAAGGGCGCAACATGGTATAGGGTACTTGGCACAAGAAGCATCTGTTTTCAGAAAGCTCAGTATTGAAGACAATATCATGAGCGTATTGCAAACTACCCAACTGAGCAAAAAAGAGCAGCACATGAAGATGGAGTCGCTCATCGATGAATTCGGTCTGGGGCATATTCGTAAAAATAGAGGTGATTTACTCTCAGGAGGTGAGCGGCGGCGTACTGAAATTGCCCGGGCCCTGGCCACCGATCCAAAATTCATTTTGCTCGATGAACCTTTTGCGGGAGTTGACCCGGTGGCAGTTGAAGATATTCAGCGTATCGTTGCCCAGCTGAAGAACAAAAACATCGGCATCTTGATCACCGACCACAACGTACAAGAGACATTGGCCATCACCGAACGTTCATATCTTATGTTCGAAGGCGGTATCTTAAAAGCAGGGGTTCCCGAAGATTTGGCCGTTGACGAAATGGTCAGAAAAGTATATCTGGGGCAAAACTTTGAGCTTCGAAAGAAGAAGCTTGATGTATGA
- a CDS encoding CDP-alcohol phosphatidyltransferase family protein, whose translation MKQHIPNFITLLNVFSGCIATLFAVLNQLEFAALFVFLGIFFDFLDGSVARMLKVKSELGVQLDSLADMITSGLVPGIVMFQLLTMAQKGGWNLDFFGVHTEIGLLPLFGFLITLASAYRLANFNIDEDQATSFLGLPTPANAMLVLSFPLILIYQNNDVLNSIILNEWFLIGVTLLSSFLLNSKIKLFALKFENFSFKDNAVKYLFLIGSLVMLLTMKFLAIPLIIVFYILASLAAKRA comes from the coding sequence ATGAAACAGCATATACCCAACTTTATCACCCTTCTCAATGTTTTTTCAGGATGTATAGCTACACTTTTTGCCGTATTGAACCAATTAGAGTTCGCTGCACTATTTGTGTTTTTGGGCATTTTCTTTGATTTTTTGGATGGATCTGTGGCCAGAATGCTCAAGGTAAAAAGTGAGCTGGGTGTTCAACTGGACTCATTGGCCGATATGATCACGAGCGGATTGGTACCCGGTATTGTCATGTTTCAACTGCTGACAATGGCTCAAAAGGGTGGGTGGAACCTCGATTTTTTTGGTGTGCACACCGAAATAGGTTTGCTGCCCCTATTTGGATTTTTGATTACACTGGCCTCGGCTTATCGATTGGCAAATTTTAATATTGATGAAGACCAAGCGACCTCTTTTCTGGGCTTGCCCACACCGGCAAATGCAATGCTGGTTTTATCATTTCCCTTGATATTGATTTATCAGAACAATGATGTGTTGAACAGTATCATTTTGAATGAATGGTTTTTAATCGGAGTGACACTGTTGAGCAGTTTTCTACTGAATTCAAAAATCAAACTCTTTGCCTTAAAATTCGAAAATTTCAGTTTTAAGGATAATGCGGTAAAATATCTTTTTTTGATAGGAAGCCTTGTTATGCTATTGACCATGAAGTTTTTGGCCATTCCTTTGATTATCGTGTTCTATATTTTGGCTTCTTTGGCGGCCAAAAGGGCGTGA
- a CDS encoding cob(I)yrinic acid a,c-diamide adenosyltransferase: MKIYTKTGDKATTSLFGGTRVSKHHIRIESYGNIDELNSWLGLVRDQEIDERSKEVLVTIQDKLFTIGAILATEPKKNKRLKIPRIDSTDIEYLEQEIDMMNESLPEMTHFILPGGHATVSYCHIARTVCRRAERVISLLHENEPVSDKLLMYINRLSDFLFVLARKLSAQLQADEVKWIPEKLD; encoded by the coding sequence ATGAAAATCTATACCAAAACAGGAGATAAGGCCACTACCAGTCTGTTTGGGGGCACAAGGGTCTCAAAGCACCATATCAGAATCGAAAGCTACGGCAATATCGATGAGTTGAATTCATGGTTGGGGCTTGTTCGTGACCAAGAGATCGATGAACGCTCAAAAGAGGTGTTGGTGACCATACAGGACAAACTTTTCACGATTGGGGCCATTTTGGCCACCGAGCCCAAAAAAAACAAACGATTAAAAATACCGCGCATCGATAGTACTGATATCGAGTACTTAGAGCAAGAAATCGATATGATGAACGAGTCGCTTCCTGAAATGACGCACTTTATCTTGCCTGGGGGGCATGCTACCGTGTCATACTGTCATATTGCAAGAACGGTTTGTCGTAGGGCCGAACGGGTCATTTCCCTGCTTCATGAAAATGAACCGGTTTCTGATAAATTGCTCATGTACATCAACCGCTTATCTGACTTTCTTTTTGTGTTGGCACGAAAGTTGTCGGCACAGTTGCAAGCAGATGAAGTCAAATGGATTCCTGAGAAATTGGACTAA
- a CDS encoding carboxymuconolactone decarboxylase family protein, producing the protein MPNSVEEFNAYRSRMNEKLLADDNKVIKRIFNLDTNAFLPGALDAKTKELLGLVASAVLRCDDCVKYHLESCRKQGANTDEIMETLSIATLIGGTITIPHLRRAYEYWEELREQKA; encoded by the coding sequence ATGCCCAATAGTGTAGAAGAGTTCAATGCATACCGTTCAAGAATGAACGAAAAATTATTGGCGGATGACAATAAAGTCATCAAGCGGATTTTTAATTTGGATACCAATGCTTTTTTGCCCGGTGCCCTAGATGCCAAGACCAAAGAACTATTGGGTTTGGTAGCCTCGGCCGTACTTCGGTGCGATGATTGCGTAAAATATCATCTTGAAAGTTGTAGAAAACAAGGTGCCAACACCGATGAAATCATGGAAACCTTGAGCATTGCGACCCTCATCGGAGGCACCATCACCATTCCGCATTTGCGGAGGGCCTATGAATATTGGGAAGAATTGCGAGAACAGAAAGCCTAA
- the secA gene encoding preprotein translocase subunit SecA, producing MSLLNSVLKAFVGDKSKKDVKALQPLVEEIKSFEKQLEALTHDELRQKTMTFKALIQEKCKSIDEQIAKLKAEVEASTDIDRNEEIYAEIDALDEEAYKISEKTLNEILPEAFAVIKETTKRFANNETITVKASEFDRMLSGTKDYVTLDGDKAVWSNSWDAAGKEVTWDMVHYDVQLIGGIALHQGKIAEMQTGEGKTLVATLPLYLNALPGKGAHLVTVNDYLAKRDSTWMAPIFEFHGLSVDCIDKHQPNSQGRRAAYNADITYGTNNEFGFDYLRDNMAHTPNDLVQRPHHYAIVDEVDSVLIDDARTPLIISGPVPEGDRHEFNELKPKVADIVQKQRQYLTGVLAEAKKKITEGDGKEGGFLLLRVHRGLPKNKALIKFLSEEGVKQLLQKTENFYMQDNNREMPKVDEELLFVIDEKNNQIELTDKGVEYISGEQDKDFFVMPDIGSEIAKIENQDLDIEKEAELKEDLFKDFAIKSERIHTMTQLLKAYTLFEKDVEYVVMENKVLIVDEQTGRIMDGRRYSDGLHQAIEAKENVKIEAMTQTFATITLQNYFRMYKKLAGMTGTAVTEAGEFWEIYELDVVEIPTNRPIARDDRNDLIYKTKREKYNAIIEEVEQLSKAGRPILIGTTSVEISELLSKLLSVRKIPHNVLNAKLHKKEADIVAEAGNAGVVTIATNMAGRGTDIKLTDEVKKAGGLAIVGTERHDSRRVDRQLRGRSGRQGDPGSSQFYVSLEDNLMRLFGSDRVAKLMDRMGLEDGEVIQHSMMTKSIERAQKKVEENNFGIRKRLLEYDDVMNAQREVVYKRRRHALQGERLKVDIANMVYDTCEVISETNKLADDYKNFEFELIKYFSITSPVSEEEFKKLSFQEIANAIYKNAYDYYRDKMQRSAEVAFQVIKRVYEDQSNKFERIVVPFTDGIKTLNVVTNLEEAYTSDGKQLINDFEKNISLAIIDDSWKTHLRKMDELKQSVQLAVHEQKDPLLIYKFEAFELFKAMIDKVNKEVISFLFKGELPTGDPNQIQEARSVRRPKEKLKTTKEEIPNSDELAAQNRAAGQTQRSRPQVTETIVREKPKIGRNERVTIKNVMSGESKTLKFKQAEHLIDKGEWVLVDE from the coding sequence ATGAGTTTACTGAATTCCGTACTTAAGGCTTTTGTTGGCGATAAATCGAAGAAAGATGTAAAGGCCCTGCAACCTTTGGTCGAAGAAATAAAGTCTTTTGAGAAACAGCTTGAGGCACTCACGCATGATGAATTAAGGCAAAAGACAATGACCTTTAAAGCCTTGATCCAAGAAAAATGTAAAAGTATCGATGAGCAGATCGCAAAGCTCAAAGCAGAAGTCGAGGCCTCAACCGATATTGACCGCAACGAGGAAATCTACGCTGAAATAGACGCCCTGGATGAAGAGGCCTACAAAATTTCAGAAAAGACACTCAATGAAATCTTGCCTGAGGCCTTTGCCGTAATAAAGGAAACTACAAAACGTTTTGCCAATAATGAGACAATAACGGTAAAAGCCAGCGAATTCGACCGTATGCTCTCGGGCACCAAAGACTATGTAACGCTTGATGGTGACAAGGCCGTTTGGTCAAACTCTTGGGATGCTGCCGGTAAAGAAGTTACCTGGGACATGGTTCATTACGATGTACAGCTCATCGGCGGTATTGCCCTTCATCAAGGCAAAATTGCTGAAATGCAAACCGGTGAAGGTAAGACCTTGGTCGCTACACTGCCCCTATACTTGAATGCCCTACCGGGCAAGGGTGCCCATTTGGTGACGGTAAACGATTACCTCGCCAAACGTGACAGCACATGGATGGCTCCTATTTTTGAGTTTCACGGGCTTTCGGTCGATTGCATCGACAAACACCAGCCCAATTCACAAGGGCGAAGGGCCGCCTACAATGCCGACATTACGTATGGTACCAATAATGAATTTGGTTTTGACTATTTGCGTGACAACATGGCCCATACCCCCAACGATCTGGTGCAACGGCCCCATCACTATGCCATTGTCGATGAGGTCGACTCGGTATTGATCGATGATGCGCGAACACCATTGATCATTTCAGGCCCTGTGCCAGAAGGTGACCGTCACGAGTTCAACGAACTAAAGCCAAAAGTGGCCGACATTGTGCAAAAACAGCGGCAGTATTTGACCGGGGTGCTCGCCGAGGCCAAAAAGAAAATCACAGAAGGCGATGGTAAAGAAGGGGGCTTTCTGTTGTTGAGGGTGCACCGTGGACTTCCAAAGAACAAAGCACTCATTAAGTTTTTGAGCGAAGAAGGCGTCAAACAACTCTTGCAGAAGACCGAAAACTTCTATATGCAAGACAACAACCGCGAAATGCCCAAAGTCGATGAAGAGCTGCTCTTTGTCATCGATGAAAAGAACAACCAAATCGAGCTGACCGATAAAGGGGTAGAATATATCTCTGGGGAACAAGACAAGGATTTCTTTGTCATGCCTGATATCGGAAGTGAAATCGCCAAAATTGAGAACCAAGACCTTGATATTGAAAAAGAAGCAGAACTCAAAGAAGACCTGTTCAAAGATTTTGCCATAAAAAGTGAGCGCATCCACACAATGACGCAGCTATTGAAGGCCTACACACTGTTCGAAAAAGATGTGGAATATGTGGTGATGGAAAATAAAGTATTGATCGTTGACGAGCAGACGGGCCGTATCATGGATGGTCGTCGCTATTCTGATGGGCTGCACCAAGCGATTGAGGCAAAAGAAAATGTGAAGATCGAAGCCATGACCCAAACCTTCGCCACCATCACATTACAGAACTATTTTAGAATGTACAAAAAGCTGGCGGGTATGACAGGTACTGCGGTCACTGAAGCCGGTGAGTTCTGGGAAATATACGAGTTGGATGTCGTTGAGATACCTACCAACCGCCCTATTGCCCGAGATGATCGAAACGATTTGATCTACAAAACAAAGCGCGAGAAGTACAACGCCATTATCGAAGAGGTCGAACAACTTTCAAAAGCGGGAAGACCTATTTTGATCGGAACCACTTCGGTCGAAATCTCTGAATTATTGTCAAAATTGTTGAGCGTGCGCAAAATTCCACACAACGTTTTGAACGCCAAGCTGCATAAAAAAGAGGCCGATATTGTGGCCGAAGCAGGTAACGCCGGGGTGGTGACCATTGCCACCAACATGGCAGGCCGGGGTACGGATATCAAATTGACCGATGAGGTCAAAAAAGCTGGCGGACTGGCGATCGTTGGTACCGAGCGACACGATTCACGAAGGGTAGATCGTCAGTTGAGAGGACGTTCGGGCCGTCAAGGCGACCCCGGTAGTTCGCAATTCTATGTTTCTTTGGAAGATAACCTGATGCGTCTTTTCGGTTCTGACAGGGTGGCCAAATTAATGGACCGTATGGGCTTGGAAGATGGAGAGGTCATTCAGCACTCGATGATGACAAAATCTATAGAAAGGGCCCAGAAAAAAGTAGAGGAAAATAATTTCGGTATTCGAAAGCGACTGTTGGAATATGACGATGTCATGAATGCCCAACGTGAGGTGGTGTACAAGAGAAGACGACATGCCCTACAGGGAGAACGTCTAAAAGTTGATATCGCCAATATGGTCTATGACACCTGTGAAGTCATCTCAGAGACGAACAAATTGGCCGATGATTACAAGAATTTTGAGTTCGAGCTCATCAAATACTTCTCCATTACCTCTCCTGTCTCAGAAGAAGAGTTCAAAAAGCTCAGCTTTCAAGAAATCGCCAATGCCATTTATAAAAATGCCTATGACTACTATCGAGACAAGATGCAGCGAAGTGCCGAAGTGGCCTTTCAAGTCATCAAAAGGGTATATGAAGACCAATCGAACAAATTTGAGCGTATTGTAGTACCCTTCACAGATGGCATCAAAACACTCAATGTGGTCACCAATCTCGAAGAAGCCTATACCAGTGACGGTAAACAACTGATCAACGATTTTGAAAAGAACATCTCCTTGGCCATCATCGATGATTCATGGAAAACGCATCTCCGTAAGATGGATGAGTTGAAACAGTCTGTACAATTGGCCGTTCATGAGCAAAAAGACCCACTTTTAATATATAAGTTCGAGGCCTTTGAACTTTTCAAGGCCATGATCGACAAAGTGAACAAAGAAGTCATTTCGTTCTTGTTCAAGGGAGAGTTGCCCACAGGCGACCCCAACCAAATTCAAGAGGCACGATCGGTCAGAAGACCCAAAGAAAAACTGAAGACCACCAAGGAAGAAATTCCGAATAGTGATGAACTGGCTGCACAGAACAGGGCTGCTGGGCAAACCCAACGCAGCCGTCCGCAGGTTACGGAGACCATTGTAAGGGAAAAACCAAAAATCGGTAGAAATGAGCGGGTTACCATCAAGAACGTCATGTCGGGCGAAAGCAAGACATTGAAGTTCAAACAAGCTGAGCATCTGATAGATAAAGGCGAATGGGTACTGGTCGATGAATGA
- a CDS encoding DUF2795 domain-containing protein: MYWTLELASYLSDAPWPATKDELIDYAIRTGAPLEVVENLQSMEEEGGEIYESIEEIWPDYPTEEDYLWNEDEY; this comes from the coding sequence ATGTATTGGACGTTAGAATTGGCATCATATTTAAGCGATGCACCTTGGCCAGCGACCAAAGACGAGCTCATAGATTATGCAATACGAACCGGTGCCCCACTTGAAGTCGTAGAGAATCTTCAATCGATGGAAGAGGAAGGTGGTGAAATCTACGAGTCGATTGAAGAGATTTGGCCTGATTATCCTACCGAAGAAGACTACCTCTGGAATGAGGATGAGTACTAA